Sequence from the Bubalus kerabau isolate K-KA32 ecotype Philippines breed swamp buffalo chromosome 17, PCC_UOA_SB_1v2, whole genome shotgun sequence genome:
GCTCTGTCTTCCCCATTTATACCTGTCACATATCATCCCTCTGCTACCTGCCATCACTAGATTACTCATTTATTTGTAAATGGTTCTGTCTCTCTAACTGGACTGCAAATTGAGCTGTGGGCCCAAATCTGAGTAATTTTTGTGGTCCCTAAAGTGTCTAGCACAGTAGCACTTAGCTATTGGGTAGGCCATCCATGGGAGTGACTAACCCGTCAGTATCTCCCATCAGCATCTCCTGCCTGGTCTCTGAGTACGTTGGGATATTTATTGTCAGGCACTGTTAAGGGCTACAGGAATCTCCCCTAAAGAGAGGTGTTATCCTCTGTGAGTAAAATCAAGGCCAATTAAATGCAAATGGATGAGATGAGTCTTCTATAGAAGTAATCCACTCTGTACCCACTCAGAATGGTTGAGGAATTTCTAGGAACATCCAAAATTTAATCAGTGAGACTAGACCATAGcctggctgctactgctgctgctaagtcgcttcagtcgtgtccgactctgtgcgaccccatagacggcagcccaccaggcccctccgtccctgggattctccaggcaagaacactggagtggagtgccatttcctcctccaatgcatgaaagtgaaaagtgaaagtgaagtcgctcagtcgtgtccgactcttagcgaccccatggactgcagcctaccaggctcctccgtccatgggattttccaggcaagagtactggagtggggtgccatactcaCACGTCAGTAAGGCACTGTTCAGGTGTGAAGTGAGAGCAGGGTGTCTCTCAAATACTAGGGACTTGGAGTCAAACATGTTTGGAGAAACTGCAGACTGTATATCCCTTTGGGAAATCACAGTACACATTGACTTATTAAAGGCTCCCATGGGTCTTGCATTAAAGAAGCCAGTTGACTGCTTAACCAGCATTTCTCTGATTTATCTGTCCATAAAGCCCTTTTTGGGAGTCCTGTGTACATTTTGACAAAACCAAGGAGCATGCTTTTGGGAATGCTGCAACAGAATAGAAAGAGCAGGACATGGTTGGGTGTCTTTCTTGCTGTCCAAGTAGGGAGGACATTCTAAGCATTCTCATCTCTTTGCCAAGTATGTTCATTCCTGCCTTGGGGAGGAACACAGCGGGGCAGGGGAATGTTTCAAGCAGAACTCCCCAGTTTCCTTGTTCCTTTCTtagcttatttttattataatttggcTTCACATGGAAGTGTTTCCAGAGGAGGAAAATGTCCTGGACCATGCCAAAACATTCTACTTGTGATTGTGTTTCTTGTTTTGATCACATTCGGGTTTACTGACCCAGTGACATTTCTGAGCCTCTGAAGCCGGAGCCAGTGGTAAATTCTCCCTGGTGAGCCTGTCGCTGTTTGTCTGCTCACCTCTCTCCTCTGCAGTTCTTGCATCTATCCACCCCTTTTTCTCTCACCAAGTCTGAATCTTCTGTTCCTTGCCACCCCTGCTCTTAAGATTTAatcttctcttccctctctgaGTCTTCTGCCCAGTATGTGCTTCAGACTGGTTTATTATCTGATGTCCTTTTCCTCCAGTATGTACAGTCTCTCCTTATGACATACCTGGAAGAGATTGCTGGTCAACAAGTAAAATGAAGTACATTCTAGTTACTGGCGGTGTCATATCAGGAATTGGAAAAGGAATCATTGCCAGCAGCGTGGGCACGATACTTAAGTCATGTGGCTTACATGTGACCTCCATTAAAATTGACCCGTATATTAACATTGATGCTGGCACATTCTCTCCTTATGAGCATGGTGAGGTTTTTGTGCTGGATGATGGTGGGGAAGTAGACCTTGACCTGGGTAACTATGAACGTTTCCTTGATATCCGCCTCACCAAGGACAATAATCTGACCACTGGCAAGATCTATCAGTACGTCATTAACAAGGAACGCAAAGGAGATTATTTGGGGAAAACCGTCCAAGTGGTCCCGCACATCACAGATGCGATCCAGGAGTGGGTAATGAGACAGGCCTTAATACCTGTGGATGAAGATGGTCTGGAACCTCAAGTGTGTGTTATCGAGCTCGGTGGGACAGTAGGAGATATAGAAAGCATGCCCTTTATTGAGGCCTTCCGTCAATTCCAGTTCAAGGTCAAAAGAGAGAACTTCTGTAATATTCACGTCAGCCTCGTGCCGCAGCCAAGTTCAACAGGGGAACAGAAGACTAAACCCACCCAGAACAGTGTTCGGGAACTCAGAGGGCTTGGGCTTTCCCCAGATCTGGTTGTGCGCAGGTGCTCAAATCCTCTTGACACGtcagtgaaagagaaaatatcGATGTTCTGCCATGTGGAACCTGAACAAGTGATCTGTGTCCATGATGTCTCGTCCATCTACCGAGTCCCCTTATTGTTAGAGGAGCAGGGGGTTGTAGATTATTTCCTCCGGAGACTTGACCTTCCTATTGAGAGGCAGCCACGAAAAATGCTGATGAAGTGGAAAGAGATGGCCGACAGATATGATCGCTTGCTGGAGACCTGTTCTATTGCCCTCGTGGGAAAATACACCAAGTTCTCAGACTCGTACGCTTCTGTCATTAAAGCTCTGGAGCATTCTGCACTGGCCATCAACCACAAACTGGAAATCAAGTACGTAGATTCCACGGACCTGGAGCCCAGCACCTTGCAGGAGGAGCCAGTGCGCTACCACGAGGCCTGGCAGAAGCTCTGTAGCGCTCATGGCGTGCTGGTTCCAGGAGGATTTGGTGTACGAGGGACTGAAGGAAAAATCCAAGCCATCTCCTGGGCTCGGAAACAGAAGAAGCCTTTTTTGGGTGTGTGCTTAGGAATGCAGTTGGCAGTGGTTGAATTTTCAAGAAATGTGCTGGGATGGCAAGATGCCAATTCTACAGAGTTTGACCCCAACACCAATCATCCCGTGGTCATA
This genomic interval carries:
- the LOC129631273 gene encoding CTP synthase 1-like, translating into MKYILVTGGVISGIGKGIIASSVGTILKSCGLHVTSIKIDPYINIDAGTFSPYEHGEVFVLDDGGEVDLDLGNYERFLDIRLTKDNNLTTGKIYQYVINKERKGDYLGKTVQVVPHITDAIQEWVMRQALIPVDEDGLEPQVCVIELGGTVGDIESMPFIEAFRQFQFKVKRENFCNIHVSLVPQPSSTGEQKTKPTQNSVRELRGLGLSPDLVVRRCSNPLDTSVKEKISMFCHVEPEQVICVHDVSSIYRVPLLLEEQGVVDYFLRRLDLPIERQPRKMLMKWKEMADRYDRLLETCSIALVGKYTKFSDSYASVIKALEHSALAINHKLEIKYVDSTDLEPSTLQEEPVRYHEAWQKLCSAHGVLVPGGFGVRGTEGKIQAISWARKQKKPFLGVCLGMQLAVVEFSRNVLGWQDANSTEFDPNTNHPVVIDMPEHNPGQMGGTMRLGKRRTLFQTKNSVMRKLYGDPDYLEERHRHRFEVNPVLKKCLEEQGLKFVGQDVEGERMEIVELEDHPFFVGVQYHPEFLSRPIKPSPPYFGLLLASVGRLPHYLQKGCRLSPRDTYSDRSGSSSPDSEITELKFPSINHD